In Drechmeria coniospora strain ARSEF 6962 chromosome 03, whole genome shotgun sequence, the DNA window CTTAGTCTGCAtgcgtacatgcacaagcatTCAtatactacagtacggatcGCAGACGTAGTAGGTGGGTTTGCCCGCACGCTTTCTCACGCGCACTCACATATCGATCGTACCAGGCCTCACCGACTCGCCATGGTAGCCATAGGCGATGGTCCAAATCTCGATTCTGCTCCTGTTAGTAGCATAAACCAGTCAGGACGGACGTGATGTGGGACAATCGGAAATTTTCTTAGCCTGTGGCTCAGAGCATTCTCCAATGTCGCACGGGGCAGTAGCAGTACGCTGTACGAGGTCGGTCGTTGGCAAAGTGTTGAAAGCGCAGCTAAAGTAGGCAAAGCAGTATTTCATCATCTCAAGCATGTACCACCGCTTACGCCTCCTCGGCTGACATCAACGGGTAAGCCGCAAAGCTGATGATGATGCTCGAGGCTTCCGAAACGCGACGGTATGGAAGACCTCGAGTGTTTATTCATCACCAGCCAGGAGCCAGGGCTGTCGCGGTAGACTGCTGTTCATGTGTCGGGTGCAAAGGGCATCCCCCCCCGCCTGTGTTGCGCTATTATTTAGATGGCGACACAGGCCAGCTGGCCAGATCAGTCAGGAACCAGATCGACGAGTTGAGGAATCAATAATTTGAGACATTCATCACATAGACGAGGCCGCCACCGGTGCCAGGACGGACGGGCTCACATTTCGCACTGGCCAAGGCAAATACCCATCGGTTTGGCATAGGAAAGCCTGTTTGGCGCATAGGAAAGCCGGCCCACTCGTGCCGCTGGGACACATCATATGCATCATGCGTCATATTCCTATCCGATACATCAACCAACGTCGTAGGCGACCGCCAACATTCGTGCACTCCAGGGTCAGGCCGAAGCAAGCACCACCAGGGGGCACCGCAAAGGGGGAAGTGGAGAGCGGTGGCAGAAATCAGCGACAGACTTGCCCGACGCAAAGACTGCCGTTTCTTTGCCGTTCAAAGCCGTCCGAGTCCAAGTTGGGTTTCGTTCTAGTagccgtcggccgcaccAGCACCGTTGTGGGCTGGGTGGGAGGCATACATGTAGTTGGGATCCGCACCCCCGTCGGCGCTTCCGGCCGCTTCCGCACCGGCGTACTCTCCGGCTGCAGGGGCCGCTTCGACCTTTTCGCCCGCTACCATGGAGCCGCCCCAGGAATTCTCCATGACGCGCTCTCGATTGGTCTGATTctgttgctgctgcaggCGTCAACGACCAGTCTTTCTCGCTCGAATgagcaggggggggggggggggatgagCGGACCTCGCGATACTTGGAGAGGTACACCTTGAGGGCTTCGGCGTAGTTTTCGAACCCGAGGGAGGTCATGGCGAAGAGGATATCCTCACCGTTGACCGTCTTCCTCTTCTCCTGCTGACACTTCTCCGACGCTGCAGCTCTCGGTCAGCATGGAGGGGACAGCGAAGGGGGGCGGCCGACTTGCCCTCGCTCGTGATGAAGGATATGAACTCGCTCACGCACTCCTGCATGCACTCTTTGGCCTCCTTTGCGATCTTGGCGTTGTCTGGCAGCGCATTCTTCATGATACGAGCGACTGGAGCAAAGTTGCGAATGTTAGCGTCCAGTTCGCCCGCCTTTGGCTCGCGAGCGGTGCCGGTCGACGGGTGGCGAGACATGGCGGGATGGGATGTGCGAGGCTCTCTACGCAACGGATTGGAAGGGGGATGGCACGAGCTAATCACGACGAAGCTCTCGGGGGGAGGGCGGACGCACCATTGGCTATGGGAAGCCACCGATCCTGCTCTTTAACACCGTCGAACTCGTAGCTCGCCAGGCCGGCCGACTGTGGGTCCTGGTTCTCGTTCATTTGCTCCTCGTCGGGTGACTGTGCACCATGGTCGACATCCTttggaggagacggaggggAGTCGGACATATTTGGCTACCCGCAGCGGATGCTGGCGTCCGTGTGAGGGCAAAAAGGGTCAGGCTGTGACGGCCGGGCGGGCGATGATGCGTCTGTCCCCTGGCCACGTCGCGAAGCGGGCAGGGAGGGCTTGCAGGTATCCGTTCAGGGGGCAGGTGGACGCGGTGCCAGCGGCCGGGATGCACGAGATGGGCGTCAATCAAGATGGCAGGCGATGGATCGCTggctcgtcgctcgtcggtcggcggccgaggccaggGCCTAGACTTTAATGCTGCTCGTATGACGCCGTACCGTACGGTTGGGCTCGAAGGCTtcgcggtggcggcggcggcg includes these proteins:
- a CDS encoding CCAAT-binding protein complex subunit HAP3 is translated as MSDSPPSPPKDVDHGAQSPDEEQMNENQDPQSAGLASYEFDGVKEQDRWLPIANVARIMKNALPDNAKIAKEAKECMQECVSEFISFITSEASEKCQQEKRKTVNGEDILFAMTSLGFENYAEALKVYLSKYREQQQNQTNRERVMENSWGGSMVAGEKVEAAPAAGEYAGAEAAGSADGGADPNYMYASHPAHNGAGAADGY